Proteins co-encoded in one Salarias fasciatus chromosome 4, fSalaFa1.1, whole genome shotgun sequence genomic window:
- the LOC115386980 gene encoding lipopolysaccharide-induced tumor necrosis factor-alpha factor homolog, which translates to MDKGYLPQESAPPYPGPPMNYGGPMPQPGVYPQQGAFPGAPTPVYQGVSYAPPPTVPVTTVTHVMVAPALRESPARVVCQHCQQSVVTSVVHTPGLLAWLICGGLALVGLCLCSCIPFCVDSCQDIEHRCPSCHGLISVYKRM; encoded by the exons ATGGATAAAGGATATCTGCCACAAGAAAGTGCCCCACCTTACCCCGGACCGCCCATGAACTACGGAGGTCCAATGCCTCAGCCAGGAGTGTATCCTCAGCAAGGCGCTTTCCCTGGCGCACCCACTCCTGTGTATCAGG GTGTTTCTTACGCTCCTCCCCCGACCGTTCCTGTTACTACAG tgactCATGTGATGGTGGCACCGGCGCTGCGGGAGAGCCCGGCCCGGGTCGTGTGTCAGCACTGCCAGCAGTCTGTGGTCACCAGCGTCGTGCACACGCCGGGCCTCCTGGCCTGGCTCATCTGTGGAGGCCTTGCTCTCGTTGG atTGTGCCTTTGCTCTTGTATCCCATTCTGCGTTGATTCCTGTCAAGACATTGAGCATCGctgtccatcctgccacggattGATCTCTGTATACAAGCGAATGTGA